The Pyrococcus horikoshii OT3 genome includes a window with the following:
- the pyrB gene encoding aspartate carbamoyltransferase, with protein MEWKGRDVISIRDFSKEDIEVVLSTAERLEKEMKEKGQLEYAKGKILATLFFEPSTRTRLSFESAMHRLGGSVIGFAEASTSSVKKGESLRDTIKTVEQYSDVIVIRHPKEGAARLAAEVADIPVINAGDGSNQHPTQTLLDLYTIKKEFGTIDGLKIGLLGDLKYGRTVHSLAEALAFYDVELYLISPELLRMPKHIVEELRERGMKIVETTKLEEVIGELDVLYVTRIQKERFPDEQEYLKVKGSYQVNLKILENVKDSLRIMHPLPRVDEIHPEVDKTKHAIYFKQVFNGVPVRMALLALVLGVI; from the coding sequence ATGGAGTGGAAAGGTAGGGATGTTATAAGCATTAGGGACTTTTCTAAGGAAGATATAGAGGTTGTTCTTTCCACGGCCGAGAGGTTGGAAAAGGAGATGAAGGAAAAGGGGCAATTAGAATATGCTAAGGGAAAAATATTGGCAACATTATTCTTTGAACCATCAACTAGAACTAGATTAAGCTTTGAGAGTGCAATGCACCGTTTAGGTGGTTCGGTAATAGGATTTGCCGAAGCTTCAACAAGTAGTGTCAAGAAGGGAGAGAGCCTGAGGGATACCATAAAAACAGTTGAGCAGTATTCCGATGTTATAGTAATAAGACACCCAAAGGAAGGAGCTGCAAGGTTAGCTGCTGAGGTTGCAGATATTCCTGTGATAAATGCCGGAGATGGAAGCAATCAGCATCCCACGCAGACGTTACTGGATTTGTATACAATTAAAAAAGAGTTCGGTACCATTGATGGACTTAAGATAGGGTTACTTGGGGATCTTAAGTACGGAAGGACGGTACACAGCTTGGCCGAGGCCCTAGCATTTTATGATGTTGAGCTCTATTTAATCTCTCCAGAGCTATTGAGAATGCCAAAGCATATAGTGGAAGAGCTAAGGGAGAGGGGAATGAAAATAGTCGAAACCACTAAGCTCGAAGAAGTTATAGGTGAACTAGATGTTCTTTATGTAACGAGAATCCAGAAGGAAAGGTTCCCGGATGAACAGGAGTATTTGAAGGTCAAGGGAAGCTACCAGGTTAATCTAAAAATCCTGGAAAATGTTAAGGATAGCCTTAGAATAATGCATCCCCTACCAAGGGTTGATGAGATACATCCTGAAGTTGATAAAACGAAGCACGCTATATACTTTAAGCAGGTGTTTAATGGAGTTCCCGTGAGGATGGCCCTCTTGGCCCTAGTCTTGGGGGTGATTTGA
- the pyrI gene encoding aspartate carbamoyltransferase regulatory subunit: MPELKVSAIKEGTVIDHIPAGKGLKVIEILGLSKLSNGGSVLLAMNVPSKKLGRKDIVKVEGKFLSEEEVNKIALVAPTATVNIIRNYKVVEKFKVEVPEVIEGILKCGNPNCITNYEYVTTKFYVISKNPLKVRCHYCERTMEEEEILANL; this comes from the coding sequence ATGCCTGAGCTTAAGGTTTCCGCAATTAAGGAGGGAACCGTTATAGATCACATCCCAGCTGGAAAGGGACTTAAGGTAATAGAAATACTTGGACTAAGTAAGCTTTCCAATGGGGGTTCTGTTTTATTAGCGATGAACGTTCCAAGCAAAAAGCTGGGGAGAAAGGATATAGTCAAAGTCGAGGGAAAGTTCCTTAGTGAAGAGGAGGTTAATAAGATAGCACTCGTAGCTCCTACAGCTACGGTGAACATAATCAGGAATTACAAAGTCGTTGAGAAGTTTAAGGTTGAAGTTCCCGAAGTCATTGAGGGGATATTGAAGTGTGGAAATCCCAACTGCATAACCAACTATGAATACGTTACGACAAAATTCTACGTGATAAGCAAAAACCCATTGAAGGTTCGGTGTCACTATTGTGAAAGAACGATGGAAGAAGAGGAGATCTTGGCTAACCTTTGA
- a CDS encoding M20 metallopeptidase family protein: MNFDPLKEAEKIKDEIISWRRDFHMHPELGFEEERTSKIVEEHLREWGYKIKRAGTGIIADIGDGGKTIALRADMDALPIQEENDVPYKSRVPGKMHACGHDAHTAMLLGAAKIIAEHSSELENKVRLIFQPAEEGGNGALKMIEAGALEGVDAIFGIHVWAELPSGIVGIREGPFLAGVGKFIAKIIGKGGHGAAPHFSIDPIPAAADAVLALQRIVAREVDPLESAVVTVGKIQGGTAFNVIPQYVELEGTFRFFTQELGKFLERRIREIIENTAKAHNCKAEVNTEILGPPTINDEKMVKFVAETAKALGLKVGEVRKTLGGEDFAYYLEKVPGAFIALGIRNEEKGIIYPHHHPKFDVDEDVLYLGTALEVALAFNFKG; this comes from the coding sequence ATGAACTTCGATCCGCTTAAGGAAGCTGAGAAAATAAAGGACGAGATAATATCCTGGAGAAGAGACTTTCACATGCATCCAGAACTTGGCTTTGAGGAGGAAAGGACGTCTAAGATAGTTGAGGAGCATTTGAGGGAATGGGGCTACAAGATAAAAAGAGCTGGAACTGGGATAATAGCGGACATTGGAGATGGAGGTAAAACGATCGCGTTGAGAGCTGATATGGATGCTTTGCCTATTCAGGAGGAGAATGATGTTCCTTATAAGTCTAGGGTTCCTGGGAAGATGCATGCTTGTGGTCACGACGCCCACACAGCAATGCTACTAGGAGCAGCAAAGATAATTGCCGAGCACTCAAGCGAGCTTGAAAATAAGGTTAGGCTAATATTCCAGCCTGCTGAAGAGGGAGGAAATGGAGCCCTAAAGATGATAGAGGCCGGAGCATTAGAAGGAGTTGATGCCATCTTTGGGATCCACGTGTGGGCCGAGCTACCTTCAGGCATTGTAGGGATAAGAGAAGGGCCGTTCCTTGCAGGGGTTGGAAAGTTTATCGCGAAGATAATAGGGAAGGGAGGTCACGGAGCAGCACCTCACTTCTCGATAGATCCAATACCAGCTGCTGCAGATGCCGTGTTAGCCCTGCAGAGAATTGTAGCCAGAGAAGTAGACCCCCTAGAAAGTGCTGTAGTTACGGTGGGAAAGATTCAAGGAGGAACGGCATTTAATGTAATTCCCCAATACGTTGAGCTCGAAGGGACATTCAGATTCTTTACCCAGGAACTAGGAAAGTTCCTAGAGAGAAGAATTAGGGAGATCATCGAAAATACAGCAAAAGCCCACAATTGTAAGGCCGAGGTTAATACGGAAATCTTAGGGCCACCCACGATAAACGACGAGAAGATGGTTAAGTTCGTTGCGGAAACGGCAAAGGCATTGGGGCTTAAAGTCGGGGAAGTCAGGAAGACACTTGGTGGAGAGGACTTCGCTTATTACCTAGAGAAAGTTCCAGGAGCATTCATAGCACTGGGAATAAGAAATGAAGAGAAGGGAATAATTTACCCCCATCATCATCCGAAGTTTGACGTAGATGAAGATGTCCTCTACTTAGGCACAGCGCTTGAGGTTGCATTAGCTTTCAACTTCAAAGGTTAG
- a CDS encoding MBL fold metallo-hydrolase, with amino-acid sequence MRILTLGLDGSGEFAFQSHAHTDHFANGRLIFATRPTIFLSHLRNSRYYIPVDFGKKFYIGDFKAKLYPSGHILGSSGIKIWLDEGTLYYTGDVKVKKLRTVERAKLPKADFLIIESTFGLPRFTFPDPRESEKVIIGIVEDLIDRGKVPTFMANPYGKAQEIIKILNVHGYSVSVDREIAKVSKFYMKFGVRLKFEKEGEVKVSSSKGISVSGFGRIKLSNHADFWELLEIVERVNPEKVFTVYGHAEAFAKILNGLGYEAKSIRRNQKLEVW; translated from the coding sequence ATGAGGATCTTAACGCTAGGACTAGATGGAAGTGGAGAATTCGCATTCCAGTCGCATGCACATACTGACCACTTCGCGAATGGTAGGTTAATATTCGCAACGAGACCTACTATCTTTTTAAGCCATTTAAGAAATTCAAGATATTACATCCCCGTAGATTTTGGCAAGAAATTTTATATCGGCGATTTTAAGGCTAAGTTGTATCCTTCTGGTCATATACTCGGTTCTTCTGGGATTAAGATATGGCTCGATGAGGGAACCTTATACTACACTGGAGATGTAAAGGTTAAGAAGCTTAGAACGGTTGAAAGGGCTAAGCTTCCAAAGGCCGACTTTTTGATAATCGAGTCAACTTTTGGGCTCCCGAGGTTTACCTTTCCGGATCCCAGGGAGAGCGAGAAAGTAATCATAGGAATAGTTGAGGATCTCATTGACAGGGGAAAAGTTCCCACTTTTATGGCCAATCCCTATGGGAAGGCCCAGGAGATAATAAAGATCCTTAACGTACATGGCTACTCGGTCAGCGTTGATAGGGAAATAGCGAAGGTTTCAAAGTTTTATATGAAGTTTGGGGTTAGGCTTAAATTTGAGAAGGAAGGAGAAGTAAAAGTTTCATCCTCTAAGGGAATTTCAGTTTCTGGTTTTGGGAGAATTAAGCTAAGTAACCACGCTGACTTCTGGGAACTCTTGGAGATAGTTGAACGCGTGAATCCAGAAAAGGTTTTTACGGTATATGGGCATGCCGAAGCGTTCGCTAAGATACTTAATGGATTAGGATACGAGGCAAAATCGATTAGAAGAAATCAGAAGCTGGAGGTGTGGTAG
- the dph5 gene encoding diphthine synthase yields MVLYFIGLGLYDERDITVKGLEIAKKCDYVFAEFYTSLMAGTTLGRIQKLIGKEIRVLSREDVELNFENIVLPLAKENDVAFLTPGDPLVATTHAELRIRAKRAGVESYVIHAPSIYSAVGITGLHIYKFGKSATVAYPEGNWFPTSYYDVIKENAERGLHTLLFLDIKAEKRMYMTANEAMELLLKVEDMKKGGVFTDDTLVVVLARAGSLNPTIRAGYVKDLIREDFGDPPHILIVPGKLHIVEAEYLVEIAGAPREILRVNV; encoded by the coding sequence ATGGTTTTGTACTTTATTGGATTGGGGCTCTACGATGAGAGGGATATAACCGTTAAAGGTCTTGAGATAGCTAAGAAGTGCGACTATGTGTTTGCAGAATTTTATACCTCTCTAATGGCGGGAACTACGCTTGGAAGGATCCAAAAATTAATAGGTAAGGAGATAAGGGTGCTAAGTAGAGAAGATGTTGAGTTAAACTTTGAGAACATAGTTTTACCCTTGGCAAAGGAAAATGATGTAGCCTTCTTGACTCCTGGAGATCCCCTCGTTGCCACAACCCATGCGGAGCTCAGGATAAGGGCGAAGAGGGCTGGTGTTGAAAGCTATGTAATTCATGCTCCAAGCATATACTCGGCGGTAGGTATCACTGGACTTCATATATATAAGTTTGGTAAAAGTGCTACGGTTGCTTATCCGGAAGGTAATTGGTTCCCGACAAGTTACTATGATGTTATAAAAGAGAACGCTGAGAGGGGACTTCATACCCTATTGTTCCTTGATATAAAGGCCGAAAAAAGGATGTATATGACCGCTAATGAAGCTATGGAATTATTGCTGAAGGTTGAAGATATGAAGAAGGGAGGGGTATTCACAGATGATACTCTGGTAGTTGTCCTAGCTAGGGCCGGTTCGTTAAATCCTACTATAAGGGCCGGATACGTAAAGGATTTGATAAGGGAAGATTTTGGGGATCCTCCTCATATTCTAATAGTTCCTGGGAAGT